The Helicobacter sp. 11S03491-1 sequence AAATTCATAGGCTATTTTTATAATCCTAATATCCATCCAAAAAGTGAATATAATTTAAGATTATCAGATGTCAAAAGAAGCTGCAATATGCTTGGTATCCAACTCATAGAAGGAGAATACGATACTGAAAACTGGTTTGAAAATACCAAAGGGTTTGAATATGAACCCGAAAAAGGCGAAAGATGCACTCATTGTTTCGATATTAGACTTGCTAAAAGCGCTTTGATTGCCAAAACTCTTGATGAAAAAAAATTCACCACCACTTTACTTTCAAGCCCCATGAAGGAGCAAGAGAAACTCTATGCACAAGGAGATGTTATTGCCAAAAACAATGATCTGGAGTTTATAAAAATTAATGTGCGTGCTAATGGGGGCACTCAAAGACAAAATGAACTTGCTAAAGCCGATAATCTTTATAGGCAAAATTATTGTGGATGCAAATTTGCCCTAGAACAACAAAGAAATAAACAAAATAGATTTTCACTAGAAATGATCAGTCATATTGGTTCACAAATACTTCCGGGGAGCATTGAGGAAAGACAACAAGTTTTTGATCGGCGCAACGATTTAGAAAAATATGCCAAAGAATATATTTTAACACAAAGAAAGTATATTCTTTGGAGATTACTAAATGCAAAAGTCCAAAGAGGAGAGCAATATATACCCAGTTATGTGATAGCAAAATCACAAAATAAGAAGGATGTGCGTACAGGACCTATTATATGGATAAAACCTAATCTTTTTGAAAATATTCCGGCTTTTTATTCTCTGCAAGATAAAATACAAGAATATTATAAAAAAAGTTATTTTATTGGCTATGCCAAAAAAGATGATACAATTTTTGTGCATCTAAAACTTTTTAATTTATTA is a genomic window containing:
- a CDS encoding epoxyqueuosine reductase QueH — translated: MLVHICCSVDSHYFLSELQKIYPNEKFIGYFYNPNIHPKSEYNLRLSDVKRSCNMLGIQLIEGEYDTENWFENTKGFEYEPEKGERCTHCFDIRLAKSALIAKTLDEKKFTTTLLSSPMKEQEKLYAQGDVIAKNNDLEFIKINVRANGGTQRQNELAKADNLYRQNYCGCKFALEQQRNKQNRFSLEMISHIGSQILPGSIEERQQVFDRRNDLEKYAKEYILTQRKYILWRLLNAKVQRGEQYIPSYVIAKSQNKKDVRTGPIIWIKPNLFENIPAFYSLQDKIQEYYKKSYFIGYAKKDDTIFVHLKLFNLLLQTSYQTIKEIIYHPPKYNDEIFFRNILCGDDSINPIIIVDEMFVESVRINIQCIFQEEAIFRVIQNL